Proteins found in one Helicobacter sp. MIT 21-1697 genomic segment:
- the rhuM gene encoding RhuM family protein, translating into MMTNMPNFLLYTTKDKKIKVELYELGESVFLAQDSMAKLFDTSKSSISEHITNILKEGELQADSVIREIRTTANDGKQYKVKFYSLEMILAAGFRVRSKREAQFRI; encoded by the coding sequence ATGATGACTAATATGCCAAACTTCCTCCTCTACACCACGAAAGATAAAAAGATAAAGGTTGAACTTTATGAGCTAGGCGAGAGTGTATTTTTAGCTCAAGATTCTATGGCAAAACTTTTTGACACCTCCAAATCTAGCATAAGTGAACATATCACAAATATCCTCAAAGAGGGGGAATTGCAAGCAGATTCAGTTATTCGGGAAATCCGAACAACTGCTAATGATGGTAAGCAATACAAGGTGAAATTTTATTCCTTAGAGATGATTTTAGCTGCGGGCTTTCGTGTGCGAAGCAAAAGAGAAGCGCAGTTTAGAATCTAA